One Candidatus Binatia bacterium DNA window includes the following coding sequences:
- a CDS encoding CNNM domain-containing protein has product MSADAWLLVLYVGTALTVSFLASLLEATLLSVRISDIESRANSGSQGAILLLDLKRHRIDDAISAVLTMNTIAQTLGAALAGAQAARVFGSARVGIFSGVLTILVLICTEIIPKTLGTVYAAHLVNFVGRTIGILTFALAPILYLTRFLTRLIAPGGTPPISRSELTALVGMAAREGAIEMQESQVFENVLELEQIKVEDVMTPRTVVIMLPTTSTLGELVEHTETSSVSRIPLFAEDRDRVKGYCVQREALLAAARGAAPETPLTEFMRDVTFIPDSATLARALRHFLDEGEHVAMAVDEFGGMSGLVTLEDLVETILGVEIVDESDRVADLRHLATELRDRRLARRQARRAGQPVPKRAT; this is encoded by the coding sequence ATGAGCGCCGACGCCTGGCTGCTCGTCCTCTATGTGGGGACGGCGCTCACCGTGTCGTTCCTGGCCTCGCTGCTGGAAGCCACCCTGCTCTCGGTTCGGATCTCGGACATCGAGTCCCGGGCAAATTCGGGTAGCCAGGGGGCGATTCTGCTCCTGGACCTGAAGCGCCACCGAATCGACGACGCGATTTCGGCCGTTCTCACCATGAACACGATTGCGCAGACCCTCGGCGCGGCACTAGCGGGTGCGCAGGCCGCCCGGGTCTTCGGCAGCGCCCGGGTCGGGATCTTCTCGGGTGTCCTCACGATCCTCGTCCTGATCTGCACCGAGATCATCCCGAAGACCCTTGGGACCGTCTACGCCGCGCACCTTGTCAACTTCGTCGGCCGAACCATCGGGATTCTCACCTTTGCCCTCGCCCCCATCCTGTATCTGACCCGCTTCCTCACCCGGCTGATCGCTCCGGGCGGCACACCGCCGATCTCACGCAGCGAGCTCACCGCGCTGGTCGGGATGGCGGCGCGCGAGGGCGCGATCGAAATGCAGGAATCCCAGGTCTTCGAGAACGTACTCGAGCTCGAGCAGATCAAAGTCGAAGACGTGATGACTCCGCGCACCGTGGTCATCATGCTCCCGACCACGTCGACCCTCGGCGAACTCGTCGAGCACACTGAGACGAGCTCCGTCTCGCGTATTCCGTTGTTCGCAGAGGATCGCGACCGCGTGAAGGGGTACTGCGTTCAGCGAGAAGCTCTGCTGGCCGCGGCCCGCGGGGCGGCACCCGAGACACCGCTGACCGAGTTCATGCGCGACGTCACATTCATCCCGGACAGCGCGACACTCGCACGCGCCTTGCGGCACTTCCTGGACGAGGGTGAACACGTCGCCATGGCCGTCGACGAGTTCGGGGGCATGAGCGGGCTCGTCACCCTCGAGGACCTCGTGGAGACGATCCTCGGCGTCGAGATCGTAGACGAATCCGATCGCGTCGCCGACCTGCGACACCTCGCGACCGAGCTCCGGGACCGCCGCCTCGCGCGACGACAGGCGAGACGAGCGGGGCAACCTGTACCGAAACGAGCAACCTGA
- a CDS encoding HAMP domain-containing sensor histidine kinase, translated as MSTPDPGHNAQLPADPVGPRAIRAAYRAANADLLRQRIDMGVALFSLTGFALLFQEWAAYQEQAESVGLIFAGQVLICVAALSLARWQRVRERLPAIGALLASAIVGTVFVEDVLLGLSPEVITIGLVSILSCTAALFPWGWRAQCVVSGVCVLGLVGVEVLGLVEPVGAHAYAGLMTVAAATVAGALLVGRYRFAAFQRAAGLERVSRANREEADIAAALVEVGHTLAAVVGNPDVFDRVNRLIAELLGCDWSGTVTLDPERRVYRVVGLHGVSAEIREQAESMEFPEESFPLLRKLEDGGMVEVQDASANGLVPAAFFEKFRVSAALAAPIVLGGEVVGVVTNGYAEQRGPFSRRHRRITAGIAQATAIAVENQRLFNDLTRANRVKSDFVSTMSHELRTPVNVMLGFARVLEEGDAGELSGEQRDIVRRIRRSGLRLGELVDAILDLSKLESSAERVKLDWVELDSFLADLEEEFAAEAEEAAVHLEWQNLLDGRRILTEERCLKTILRHLVRNAVKFAPRGEVRVEIAQSAASLVLIVSDSGIGIAPEDVESIFQEFHQIDATDSREFGGVGLGLHIVHRLVERLGGSVAVVSEPGRGSDFTVEIPAQFARARGA; from the coding sequence ATGAGCACTCCAGATCCCGGACACAACGCCCAGTTGCCCGCCGACCCCGTCGGCCCGCGGGCGATCCGCGCGGCCTACCGAGCGGCGAATGCCGACCTGCTGCGCCAGCGGATCGACATGGGCGTGGCCCTCTTCTCGCTGACCGGGTTCGCACTGCTGTTCCAGGAGTGGGCGGCCTACCAGGAGCAGGCCGAGTCGGTCGGGCTGATTTTCGCGGGGCAGGTCCTGATCTGCGTCGCGGCGCTGTCTCTTGCCAGATGGCAGCGCGTGCGGGAGAGGCTTCCGGCGATCGGCGCGCTCCTCGCGTCGGCAATCGTGGGGACGGTTTTTGTGGAGGACGTGCTCCTCGGGTTGTCGCCGGAAGTGATCACCATCGGTCTGGTTTCGATCCTGTCGTGCACGGCGGCGCTCTTCCCGTGGGGATGGCGGGCGCAATGCGTGGTCAGTGGGGTCTGCGTGCTCGGGCTCGTCGGCGTCGAGGTGCTGGGGTTGGTGGAGCCGGTGGGAGCGCATGCATATGCGGGCCTGATGACGGTCGCCGCCGCGACGGTCGCGGGTGCCCTGCTGGTCGGCCGCTACCGCTTTGCGGCTTTCCAGCGTGCGGCGGGTCTCGAGCGGGTCTCCCGCGCCAATCGCGAGGAGGCGGACATCGCGGCGGCCCTGGTCGAGGTCGGCCACACTCTCGCCGCCGTCGTCGGAAATCCCGATGTCTTCGACCGCGTGAATCGTCTCATCGCGGAGCTGCTCGGTTGTGACTGGAGTGGGACCGTGACCCTGGATCCGGAACGCCGGGTGTATCGGGTCGTCGGCTTGCACGGTGTGTCTGCAGAGATTCGGGAGCAGGCCGAATCGATGGAGTTTCCTGAGGAGAGCTTCCCATTGCTCCGGAAGCTCGAAGACGGCGGCATGGTCGAGGTTCAGGACGCCTCGGCGAACGGCCTGGTGCCGGCCGCCTTCTTCGAGAAGTTTCGCGTGTCCGCAGCACTCGCGGCTCCGATCGTGCTCGGCGGGGAGGTCGTAGGCGTGGTGACGAACGGTTACGCCGAGCAGCGTGGGCCTTTCAGCCGCAGGCATCGACGCATTACGGCCGGGATCGCACAGGCGACGGCGATCGCGGTCGAGAATCAACGTCTCTTTAACGATCTGACGCGCGCGAACCGCGTGAAGAGCGATTTCGTTTCGACGATGTCGCACGAGCTGCGTACGCCGGTGAACGTTATGCTCGGCTTCGCGCGCGTGTTGGAGGAGGGCGACGCGGGGGAACTCTCGGGCGAGCAGCGCGACATCGTCCGGCGCATTCGCCGCAGTGGCCTTCGGCTCGGTGAACTCGTCGACGCGATTCTCGACCTGAGCAAGCTCGAGTCGAGCGCCGAACGCGTGAAGCTCGATTGGGTCGAGCTCGATTCCTTCCTCGCCGATCTCGAAGAAGAGTTCGCTGCCGAGGCTGAGGAAGCGGCCGTGCATCTAGAATGGCAGAACCTTCTGGACGGCCGACGTATCCTCACGGAAGAGCGTTGCTTGAAGACGATTCTCCGCCACCTCGTGAGGAACGCGGTGAAGTTCGCCCCGCGCGGAGAGGTTCGGGTCGAGATCGCGCAATCGGCGGCCTCGCTCGTCCTGATAGTCAGTGACTCGGGGATCGGCATCGCACCGGAGGACGTGGAGTCGATCTTCCAGGAATTCCACCAGATCGATGCGACCGACTCGCGCGAGTTTGGCGGGGTCGGTCTCGGCCTCCACATCGTTCACCGACTGGTCGAGCGCTTGGGGGGCTCGGTCGCGGTCGTGAGCGAGCCCGGGCGCGGGTCCGACTTCACTGTCGAGATTCCCGCGCAATTCGCCCGCGCGCGGGGGGCTTGA
- a CDS encoding ABC transporter permease, translating to MLDGLWRYRTFIASMVRREFQARYLGSALGSLWSVLNPLAMIFIYTVIFGQVMRARLPGVEDGTSYGIFLCAGLLPWNMFVETLQRGTNVFVDQGNLLKKMTFPRASLPIIVVASALVNFAIIFGLLLFVMLVLGRFPGWPLLGLVPLLFLQQMIAVGIGVGLGVLNVFFRDVGQAVGILLQFWFWFTPIIYPLSILGERLQFLVRLNPMTAFVDAYQGILLYDRSPDWLSFLPHLVLACLALALGRKIFRRLAGEMTDYL from the coding sequence ATGCTGGACGGCCTTTGGCGTTACCGAACATTCATCGCGAGCATGGTCCGACGCGAGTTCCAGGCTCGCTACCTGGGCTCGGCGCTCGGCTCCTTGTGGTCGGTGCTGAATCCGCTCGCGATGATCTTCATTTACACGGTCATCTTCGGGCAGGTGATGCGCGCCCGTTTGCCCGGCGTCGAAGACGGAACCAGCTACGGGATCTTCCTGTGCGCCGGGCTGCTGCCCTGGAACATGTTCGTCGAGACTCTGCAGCGCGGCACCAACGTTTTCGTCGACCAGGGGAACCTCCTGAAGAAGATGACGTTCCCGCGGGCGTCTCTGCCGATCATCGTGGTTGCCTCGGCGTTGGTGAACTTCGCGATCATCTTCGGACTGCTGCTCTTCGTGATGTTGGTGCTCGGACGCTTCCCCGGCTGGCCGCTACTCGGGCTCGTACCGCTTCTCTTCTTGCAGCAGATGATCGCTGTGGGCATCGGCGTCGGGCTCGGTGTTTTGAACGTGTTCTTCCGCGACGTCGGACAGGCAGTGGGGATCCTTCTTCAGTTCTGGTTCTGGTTCACGCCGATCATCTACCCGCTCTCGATCCTCGGTGAGCGCCTCCAGTTCCTGGTCCGGCTGAATCCGATGACGGCGTTCGTGGACGCCTACCAGGGTATCCTTCTGTACGATCGCTCTCCGGACTGGCTCTCGTTTCTTCCGCACCTGGTACTCGCGTGCCTGGCCCTGGCGTTAGGACGGAAGATCTTCCGACGCCTCGCCGGCGAGATGACGGACTACCTCTGA
- a CDS encoding glycosyltransferase family 2 protein, translating into MAARVSVTLVTFDSAEDLPRCLDALAAQTQAPAEVIVVDNASSDGSAGVAERHAVVTRVERNTDNRGFAAGQNQALGHAGGDWVLVLNPDVTLGPGFLEALGEHFEAPPALGTLCGKLLRAEPDGSPRTPPTLDSAGVVFERSFRHLDRGSEARDDGQFDRLEPVFGATGAAACYRRDMIEDVSIEGEFFDEAFFAYREDADLAWRAQLLGWDCLYVPKAVGYHVRRVLPANRRGVAAVLNRHSVKNRFLMRIKNADSAVILRCGARGVARDLLVLGGCLTTEWSSLPAFMDVARLWPRARRQRKVIQARRRRDPSVVAGWFT; encoded by the coding sequence GTGGCCGCTCGCGTCTCGGTCACGCTCGTCACGTTCGACAGCGCAGAGGACCTGCCGCGTTGTCTCGACGCGCTCGCCGCGCAGACGCAGGCGCCGGCGGAAGTCATCGTCGTGGACAACGCGTCGTCCGACGGGAGCGCGGGTGTCGCTGAGCGCCACGCGGTGGTGACGCGTGTGGAGCGGAATACCGACAATCGTGGGTTCGCCGCGGGGCAGAATCAGGCGCTCGGGCACGCGGGCGGGGACTGGGTCCTCGTCTTGAATCCCGACGTGACGCTCGGGCCGGGGTTTCTCGAGGCGCTCGGAGAGCACTTCGAGGCGCCGCCCGCGCTCGGAACGCTCTGTGGCAAGCTTCTGCGGGCCGAACCAGACGGCTCTCCGCGGACGCCCCCGACGCTCGACTCCGCCGGGGTCGTGTTCGAGCGCTCCTTTCGCCACCTGGATCGGGGTTCCGAGGCGCGCGACGACGGCCAGTTCGATCGGCTCGAGCCTGTTTTCGGGGCTACAGGCGCCGCCGCCTGCTACCGACGCGACATGATCGAGGATGTTTCCATCGAAGGTGAGTTCTTCGACGAGGCGTTCTTCGCATACCGCGAGGACGCGGACCTGGCGTGGCGGGCGCAGCTCCTCGGATGGGACTGTCTTTACGTTCCGAAGGCGGTCGGGTATCACGTTCGCCGTGTTCTGCCGGCGAATCGTCGTGGGGTGGCAGCTGTTCTCAACCGCCATTCCGTCAAGAACCGGTTCCTGATGCGGATCAAGAACGCGGACAGTGCCGTGATCCTTCGTTGCGGAGCTCGGGGCGTCGCTCGCGATCTGCTGGTGCTCGGCGGTTGCCTCACGACGGAGTGGAGTTCTCTGCCGGCCTTCATGGACGTGGCGCGACTCTGGCCGCGTGCGCGCCGGCAGCGGAAGGTCATCCAGGCGCGCCGTCGGCGGGATCCGTCCGTGGTCGCGGGGTGGTTTACGTGA
- a CDS encoding glycosyltransferase, whose protein sequence is MFEGLGAKSRLCEFRTGSSVSPSTHDVAWADTVILVRGASPAERRLLTEARRLGKRVATYLDDDLERVPDSARSGYFFTSAEVRENVAFLVREADDVLVCSDRLREELDARHGGRAVRVLQPRPARLPGETVPRPDGEPVRIGFLGSVDHGPYIDELLGDVLRQLKREQGQNIEFVFCGADPKVAADLGALRHPFESDFGTWRRRALALELSIGLAPLPESDFHRFKYWNKYLEYGSLGVAGIYSGVPPNGDIVRDGATGLLCPNEPAAWHDAIARLLSERALRERLGHAAYLDVEARFSVGALVPHWSTTLKPLLAHRAPECWPEQVHLRTGAFWHALDRLAVYGPVRFTERVIGRLTGRLRPG, encoded by the coding sequence GTGTTTGAGGGTCTCGGGGCGAAAAGCCGCCTCTGCGAGTTCCGAACCGGGTCGAGCGTGTCGCCCTCGACGCACGACGTGGCGTGGGCCGACACAGTGATCCTGGTGCGCGGCGCATCGCCCGCCGAGCGTCGCCTCCTGACCGAGGCGCGACGCCTAGGAAAGCGCGTCGCAACCTACCTCGACGACGATCTCGAACGGGTGCCGGATAGCGCACGGAGCGGCTATTTCTTCACGTCCGCCGAGGTACGCGAGAACGTTGCCTTCCTGGTCCGCGAAGCGGACGACGTCCTCGTCTGCAGTGACCGACTACGAGAAGAGCTCGACGCGCGGCACGGAGGGCGTGCGGTGCGGGTCCTCCAACCACGCCCGGCCCGACTCCCTGGAGAGACCGTTCCCAGGCCGGACGGCGAACCCGTTCGCATCGGTTTTCTCGGCAGTGTGGATCACGGACCGTACATCGACGAGCTGCTCGGAGACGTCCTCCGCCAGCTGAAGCGCGAGCAGGGGCAGAACATCGAGTTCGTCTTCTGCGGCGCGGATCCGAAAGTTGCGGCCGACCTCGGCGCCCTCCGCCACCCCTTCGAGAGCGACTTCGGTACGTGGCGCCGGCGAGCCCTCGCGCTCGAGCTTTCGATCGGGCTCGCGCCCCTGCCCGAGAGCGACTTCCACCGCTTCAAGTACTGGAACAAGTACCTGGAATACGGCTCCCTCGGCGTCGCCGGCATCTACTCGGGGGTGCCGCCCAACGGAGACATCGTGCGCGACGGGGCAACCGGGCTGCTTTGCCCCAATGAGCCGGCGGCCTGGCACGACGCCATCGCTCGCTTGCTCTCCGAGCGCGCTCTGCGCGAGCGACTCGGCCATGCCGCCTACCTCGATGTCGAGGCACGCTTCTCGGTCGGAGCCCTCGTGCCCCACTGGAGCACCACACTCAAGCCCCTCCTCGCACACCGCGCGCCCGAGTGCTGGCCCGAGCAGGTCCACCTGCGCACGGGAGCGTTCTGGCACGCGCTGGACCGCCTCGCCGTCTACGGACCGGTCCGGTTCACCGAGCGCGTCATCGGCCGCCTCACGGGGCGGCTTCGCCCGGGCTGA
- a CDS encoding exodeoxyribonuclease III, with protein sequence MPRRILSWNVNGIRACVDKGFLDWLCRSKADVVGLQETRVSEEKLPPGLRRQRRFPSFSLSEATSKKGYSGVGLFSREEPVSLTTELARPRFDREGRFQLARFDDLLVANVYFPNGNGKDRDNSRVPYKLSFTRRVFDLVDEARAATGLPAVIMGDFNTAPDEIDLARPKGNKKTSGFLPEERKALAKCLKRGYVDTFRALHPEEVRYSWWSSRFGVRAKNIGWRIDLLVVSEDLMPRVKRAFILTDVVGSDHCPIGIDLD encoded by the coding sequence GTGCCGAGACGCATCCTCTCCTGGAACGTGAATGGAATCCGCGCCTGCGTGGACAAGGGTTTTCTCGACTGGCTATGTCGCTCGAAGGCTGATGTGGTCGGCCTGCAGGAGACGCGAGTCAGCGAGGAGAAGCTTCCACCGGGGCTCCGTCGGCAGCGCCGCTTCCCGAGCTTCTCGCTCTCGGAGGCGACGTCGAAAAAGGGCTACAGCGGCGTCGGGCTTTTCTCGCGCGAAGAGCCCGTTTCTCTGACGACGGAGCTCGCCCGCCCGCGATTCGATCGCGAGGGTCGGTTTCAGCTCGCTCGATTCGACGATCTGCTCGTCGCGAACGTCTACTTCCCGAACGGAAACGGGAAGGACCGCGACAACAGCCGGGTGCCCTACAAGCTCTCTTTCACGCGGCGAGTGTTCGACCTCGTCGACGAGGCGCGCGCAGCGACGGGCCTGCCTGCGGTCATCATGGGGGATTTCAATACAGCTCCCGACGAGATCGATCTCGCCCGTCCGAAGGGCAACAAGAAGACGAGTGGCTTTCTTCCTGAGGAGCGCAAGGCGCTCGCGAAGTGTCTGAAGCGTGGGTACGTCGACACGTTCCGCGCGCTTCACCCCGAAGAGGTTCGGTACTCCTGGTGGAGCAGTCGCTTCGGTGTGCGAGCGAAAAACATCGGGTGGCGGATCGATCTCCTCGTCGTGTCCGAGGATCTGATGCCACGAGTGAAGCGCGCGTTCATCCTCACCGACGTTGTGGGCTCCGACCACTGTCCGATCGGGATCGACTTGGATTAG
- a CDS encoding ABC transporter ATP-binding protein, which produces MGRIVARGLGKKFRIYRRSRDQLLEWMSRGGKTLHREDWVLRDIDFEVNEGESVGIIGMNGAGKSTLLRILTGTTLASEGSFEVSGRVAALLELGLGIHPEFDGWQNAGLACRLLGVEEHDIPKVLPWVQEFSELGSHMDQPVRTYSTGMQVRLAFSAATAVRPDVLMVDEALSVGDAYFQHKSMSRIRAFREEGTTLLFVTHDPGAVKSLCDRALLLEAGRLVLDDAPDAVFDYYNARIAQREKDAEIEQHKDSEGRSVTRSGTREAELVSVTVEDGEGRPARLFRVGAAATIRCRIKLNAAMDCPTVGFVIRDRLGSDVFGSNTFHLDVGGAVGEAGELFEAEFRTVMHLGPGTYSLSVALHRDHVHVESNYDWWDRAALIEVVPGENAPFTGLAALPIEGTVRRRPSGD; this is translated from the coding sequence ATGGGACGCATCGTCGCACGAGGCCTCGGGAAGAAGTTTCGGATCTACCGGCGCTCCCGCGATCAGCTGTTGGAGTGGATGTCGCGCGGCGGCAAGACCCTCCACCGGGAAGACTGGGTGCTTCGGGACATCGACTTCGAAGTGAACGAAGGCGAATCCGTCGGCATCATCGGAATGAACGGAGCGGGGAAGAGCACGCTCCTGCGAATCCTCACGGGAACGACGCTGGCGAGCGAGGGCTCGTTCGAGGTCTCTGGTCGGGTCGCCGCGTTGCTGGAGTTGGGGCTCGGGATCCACCCCGAGTTCGATGGGTGGCAGAATGCGGGGCTCGCGTGCCGACTCCTCGGCGTGGAAGAGCACGACATCCCGAAGGTCCTTCCCTGGGTGCAGGAGTTTTCCGAGCTCGGCAGCCACATGGATCAGCCGGTCCGAACCTACTCGACGGGGATGCAGGTCCGGTTGGCCTTCAGTGCGGCGACGGCCGTTCGTCCCGATGTCCTGATGGTCGACGAAGCTCTCTCCGTCGGCGATGCTTACTTTCAGCACAAGTCGATGAGCCGCATCCGCGCGTTCCGGGAGGAGGGTACGACGCTTCTGTTCGTGACCCACGATCCGGGAGCGGTGAAATCGCTCTGCGACCGCGCGCTGCTCCTGGAGGCGGGTCGGCTCGTGCTGGATGACGCACCCGACGCGGTCTTTGACTACTACAACGCGCGCATCGCGCAACGTGAGAAAGACGCGGAGATCGAGCAGCACAAGGACTCCGAAGGCCGTTCGGTTACGCGCTCGGGTACGCGAGAAGCCGAGTTGGTGTCAGTCACAGTCGAAGACGGCGAGGGCCGGCCCGCGCGCCTCTTCCGCGTCGGTGCGGCCGCGACGATCCGTTGCCGAATCAAGCTGAACGCTGCGATGGACTGTCCGACCGTCGGCTTCGTGATTCGGGATCGACTCGGCTCCGATGTGTTCGGGTCCAATACGTTCCACCTGGATGTCGGAGGGGCCGTCGGTGAGGCCGGCGAGCTGTTTGAGGCGGAATTCCGCACCGTGATGCACCTGGGGCCTGGCACGTACTCCCTGAGCGTCGCGCTACATCGCGATCATGTACACGTCGAGTCGAACTACGATTGGTGGGATCGCGCGGCGTTGATCGAAGTCGTGCCCGGGGAGAATGCGCCGTTCACCGGACTGGCCGCGCTTCCCATTGAGGGCACGGTTCGACGTCGCCCGTCCGGGGATTGA
- a CDS encoding ABC transporter ATP-binding protein, with the protein MIRLEDISLTFPGQGAQSLREKFTSLVRSSAKVPDRGSVTALREVNIDIRYGQRVGVIGLNGAGKTTLLKVMCGIYPVTSGRLTVEGDIACLFEIATGFEMEATGWENIITRGLLVGLTRREIRDRTQEIADFTELGAALDRPVKTYSAGMFIRLAFAVSTSILPDVLLLDEVVAAGDQHFQDKATRRLQQMVEHASILVLVSHSMDTILTNCTRVVWIEAGRVRMDGPAEEVVQAYTAE; encoded by the coding sequence GTGATCCGCCTCGAGGACATCTCGCTCACGTTCCCTGGCCAGGGGGCGCAGAGCCTGCGCGAGAAGTTCACGTCTCTCGTGCGGTCCTCGGCCAAGGTGCCCGATCGCGGTTCCGTGACCGCCCTGCGCGAGGTGAACATCGACATCCGCTACGGACAGCGGGTCGGCGTGATTGGCTTGAACGGTGCGGGCAAGACGACCCTGCTGAAGGTGATGTGCGGGATCTATCCGGTGACGTCTGGTCGGTTGACGGTCGAAGGGGATATCGCGTGCCTCTTCGAGATCGCGACCGGGTTCGAGATGGAGGCGACCGGCTGGGAGAACATCATCACCCGCGGCCTTCTCGTCGGTCTCACCCGCCGTGAGATCCGCGACCGTACGCAGGAGATCGCGGACTTCACCGAGCTTGGCGCGGCGCTCGACCGGCCGGTGAAGACGTACTCGGCCGGCATGTTCATCCGGCTCGCCTTCGCGGTGTCGACCTCGATTCTGCCGGATGTGCTGCTCCTCGACGAAGTTGTCGCCGCCGGGGACCAGCACTTTCAGGACAAGGCGACACGTCGCCTGCAGCAGATGGTGGAGCACGCATCTATCCTGGTTCTGGTCAGCCATTCCATGGATACGATCCTCACGAACTGCACCCGGGTAGTCTGGATCGAAGCCGGTCGTGTCCGGATGGATGGACCCGCGGAAGAGGTCGTCCAGGCTTACACGGCGGAATGA
- a CDS encoding ABC transporter permease: MTPASGTSAPRSTPVLGSRQEHLRTLSIAWQLARLDLVRRYTATMLGLAWAVLSPLLMAAVIGLVFARLFGVELRTFLPYLFLNLTLWGFFIACLDGGAISFLAAEGYIKQVPRVSLFTYPLRMIFAAFVTLLLGLVAAALVSLVFGGRISPAWFYILPGLVAWFLFGFSIACVSGVFNTAVRDFQYIQSVGIQALFYATPVMFPADLLVSHGLSWMLTYNPIYHLMVLVRVPMLVNQVPAAPHYVASIATLVVSLSAAYFAVKRARPRLVFWL; the protein is encoded by the coding sequence GTGACGCCGGCGAGCGGTACCTCGGCGCCCCGCAGCACGCCTGTGCTGGGCTCTCGCCAGGAGCACCTGCGGACGTTGTCGATCGCCTGGCAGCTCGCGCGCTTGGACCTGGTTCGTCGCTACACCGCGACGATGTTGGGCCTCGCGTGGGCGGTTCTTTCGCCTCTGCTGATGGCCGCGGTCATCGGGCTCGTATTCGCACGGTTGTTCGGCGTGGAACTGCGGACCTTCCTGCCCTACCTCTTCTTGAACCTGACCCTCTGGGGATTCTTCATCGCGTGTCTCGACGGTGGCGCGATCTCTTTTCTCGCGGCCGAAGGCTACATCAAGCAGGTCCCGCGCGTATCGCTCTTCACGTACCCGTTGCGGATGATCTTCGCGGCTTTCGTCACGCTGCTCCTGGGTCTCGTGGCCGCCGCGCTCGTCTCACTCGTGTTCGGCGGCCGGATCAGCCCGGCCTGGTTTTACATCCTGCCCGGGCTCGTCGCGTGGTTCCTCTTCGGGTTCTCGATCGCTTGCGTGTCTGGTGTCTTCAACACCGCCGTACGTGACTTTCAGTACATCCAGTCCGTAGGCATCCAGGCGCTCTTCTACGCCACGCCGGTCATGTTCCCCGCGGATCTCCTCGTGAGCCACGGCCTCTCGTGGATGCTGACGTACAACCCGATCTACCACCTGATGGTCCTGGTGCGCGTGCCGATGTTGGTCAATCAGGTCCCGGCGGCGCCGCACTACGTCGCCTCGATCGCGACCCTCGTCGTTTCTTTGTCGGCGGCGTACTTCGCCGTGAAGCGAGCGCGACCTCGCCTGGTGTTCTGGCTGTGA
- a CDS encoding lipid-transfer protein, which produces MDHFSRIRDQVAIVGIGQLPFAKDLGRPISDTAIEASQSALDDAGLAAEDVDGIVMYELEKTHEVTIARGLGVSNLQWWDKITYGGGASCATILHAAAAIACGAATTVLCLRARNRGSKAARPWAQERELVTDDKALHVPWGLIRPVDVIGMWAHRHMLVHGTTREQLGNVAIAARKHANRNPHAMMHDRPLDMETYLGGRVIGYPLTLYDCCLETDGALACVVTTKERARDLRQKPAWVHSGAQASGPNPVHLANYNTPEMETTAVPCARQLWDRSDLKPKDMDCAQIYDAFTPLVILGLEDYGFCERGEGGSFTEEGRIELGGALPVLTSGGGLSEAYTHGFNLLLEAVRQVRGTSTAQVDGCQSVLVTGASGVATSALVVRGD; this is translated from the coding sequence GTGGACCACTTCAGTCGAATTCGCGACCAGGTCGCGATCGTCGGTATCGGGCAGCTGCCGTTCGCGAAGGATCTCGGCCGACCGATCTCCGACACTGCAATCGAGGCGAGTCAGAGCGCTCTCGACGACGCCGGGCTCGCCGCCGAGGACGTCGACGGGATCGTCATGTACGAGCTCGAGAAGACCCATGAGGTGACGATCGCTCGTGGGCTCGGTGTTTCGAACCTGCAGTGGTGGGACAAGATCACCTACGGAGGGGGCGCCTCGTGCGCGACGATTCTGCACGCCGCCGCGGCGATCGCTTGCGGAGCCGCGACCACCGTCCTCTGCCTTCGCGCCCGCAATAGGGGGAGTAAGGCCGCGCGGCCGTGGGCGCAGGAGCGCGAACTCGTCACCGACGACAAGGCGTTGCACGTTCCCTGGGGCCTCATTCGGCCCGTCGACGTCATCGGGATGTGGGCTCATCGCCACATGTTGGTCCACGGGACCACGCGCGAGCAGCTCGGTAACGTGGCGATTGCGGCTCGTAAGCATGCGAACCGTAACCCTCACGCGATGATGCACGACCGGCCGCTCGACATGGAGACCTATCTTGGGGGCCGCGTGATCGGGTATCCGCTCACTCTGTACGATTGCTGTCTCGAAACCGACGGTGCCCTCGCGTGCGTCGTCACGACGAAGGAGCGCGCCCGGGACCTTCGACAGAAGCCGGCATGGGTCCACTCGGGTGCGCAGGCGAGTGGTCCCAACCCGGTTCACCTCGCGAACTACAACACGCCCGAGATGGAGACGACTGCCGTTCCGTGCGCGCGTCAGCTGTGGGATCGGTCGGACCTGAAGCCGAAGGACATGGACTGCGCGCAGATCTACGACGCGTTCACGCCGCTGGTGATTCTCGGTCTCGAGGACTACGGATTCTGCGAGCGAGGTGAGGGCGGAAGCTTCACCGAAGAGGGACGGATCGAGCTCGGCGGCGCGCTGCCCGTGCTCACCTCCGGAGGGGGCCTCAGCGAGGCGTACACCCATGGATTCAATCTGCTTCTCGAAGCCGTACGTCAGGTGCGCGGAACATCGACTGCGCAGGTCGATGGATGTCAGTCGGTTCTCGTGACGGGCGCGTCGGGCGTCGCCACGAGCGCCCTGGTGGTGCGAGGCGACTGA